Proteins found in one Sorghum bicolor cultivar BTx623 chromosome 1, Sorghum_bicolor_NCBIv3, whole genome shotgun sequence genomic segment:
- the LOC110432541 gene encoding uncharacterized protein LOC110432541: protein MSCYDVAKGKPEQFTPEEEKTFMAADNLFRGAVISALDKKYVDNYIICSTAKELWDALEAKFGVSDAGSELYLMEQLFDYKMVDSRSVIEQAHEIQALAKELEQFPCVLPEKFVAGGIIAKLPPSWKDFATSLKHQRKEFGLAELMGTLDVEEKARAKDTHGKGVESSSANVVQKKKQFAFRNKKKNKQENKQGANPKPKQTATFKKKKAEGGCFVCGSDDHWASGCPDRKFKREEKKSVNMVIGEAEGGTSGPATLEPY, encoded by the exons ATGAGTTGCTATGACGTCGCGAAGGGAAAGCCTGAACAGTTTACTCCTGAGGAGGAGAAAACGTTCATGGCTGCTGATAACCTCTTCAGAGGCGCTGTCATAAGTGCGCTCGATAAAAAGTATGTCGACAACTATATTATTTGCTCCACTGCTAAAGAATTATGGGATGCGCTTGAGGCCAAGTTCGGGGTTTCTGATGCTGGTAGCGAGCTGTACCTCATGGAACAATTGTTTGATTACAAGATGGTGGATAGCCGTTCTGTGATTGAACAAGCACATGAGATACAGGCACTAGCTAAGGAACTAGAACAATTTCCTTGTGTGTTGCCTGAAAAGTTTGTGGCCGGCGGTATAATCGCTAAGCTGCCACCTTCTTGGAAGGATTTTGCTACTTCTCTAAAACATCAGAGGAAAGAGTTTGGTCTTGCTGAACTCATGGGaactcttgatgttgaggagaaggcgagagcaaaagatacacatgggaaaggcgttgagtcttctagtgccaatgtggtgcagaagaaaaagcaattcgcattccgtaataagaaaaagaacaagcaagagaacAAGCAAGGAGCAAACCCGAAGCCAAAACAAACTGCAActtttaagaagaaaaaggcaGAAGGAGGCTGCTTTGTTTGCGGTAGCGATGACCACTGGGCGAGTGGTTGTCCAGACCGCAAATTTAAACGAGAAGAGAAAAAGTCAGTAAACATGGTCATTGGCGAGGCTGAAGGAGGAACATCTGG GCCGGCAACACTGGAGCCTTACTGA
- the LOC110433884 gene encoding type IV inositol polyphosphate 5-phosphatase 9 isoform X2, which yields MLENQKQAEVLWPRLVANKLFRKTSGSHAFVADFPAADDDDDDNNNVVFGTEFDDGGCSPDADASRCVKRPRPQERNKTLKYKLFASTWNVGGVAPPDDLDLSDWLDGGEDDDGPYDMYVLGLQEVVPLRARNVLGADKKRVGLRWIELIRAALNRRSHSQRQRQQGDGSGKQKVHPVRDGGRGELACRDYRCVVSKQMVGILLTVWVRSDLRRFVRRPSVSCVGCGVMGCLGNKGAVSVRFWLHDTSFCFVCCHLASGGREGDEAHRNADATEILSRTTFPRGHALNLPLPHKILDHDRVILLGDLNYRISLPEAKTRLLVERQDWKTLLENDQLRAELVCRGGAFQGWSEGAITFSPTYKYYPNSDAYYGCATAGQGHRSNKRRAPAWCDRILWRGAGLRQTRYGRCESRLSDHRPVRAVFTVEVDAPRNLNSLRSFFMSERFDRAGSRSPGAADQLLRKDDVVNSARFGDTL from the exons ATGCTAGAGAACCAAAAGCAAGCGGAG GTTCTCTGGCCGCGGCTGGTGGCCAACAAGCTCTTCCGGAAGACCTCGGGCAGCCACGCCTTCGTCGCCGACTTCCCTGCcgccgatgacgacgacgacgacaacaaCAACGTCGTCTTTGGAACGGAGTTCGACGACGGCGGGTGCAGCCCCGACGCGGACGCCAGCCGCTGCGTGAAGCGGCCGCGGCCGCAGGAGCGCAACAAGACCCTCAAGTACAA GCTGTTCGCGAGCACGTGGAACGTCGGCGGCGTGGCGCCACCGGACGATCTGGACCTGTCGGACTGGCTGGACGGTGgcgaggacgacgacgggccCTACGACATGTACGTGCTGGGGTTGCAGGAGGTGGTGCCGCTGCGCGCGCGCAACGTGCTGGGCGCCGACAAGAAGCGCGTGGGGCTGCGGTGGATCGAGCTCATCCGCGCCGCGCTCAACCGCCGGTCGCACTCGCAGCGGCAGAGGCAGCAGGGAGACGGCAGCGGCAAGCAGAAGGTGCACCCGGTCCGGGACGGCGGGCGCGGCGAGCTGGCCTGCAGGGACTACCGGTGCGTGGTGAGCAAGCAGATGGTGGGCATCCTGCTCACGGTGTGGGTGCGCTCCGACCTCCGCCGCTTCGTCCGCCGCCCCAGCGTCTCCTGCGTCGGATGCGGCGTCATGGGCTGCCTCGGCAACAAG GGTGCCGTGTCCGTCCGGTTCTGGCTGCACGACACGAGCTTCTGCTTCGTGTGCTGCCACCTCGCGTCGGGCGGGCGCGAGGGCGACGAGGCGCACCGCAACGCCGACGCCACGGAGATCCTCTCCCGGACGACCTTCCCGCGGGGGCACGCGCTCAACTTGCCGCTGCCGCACAAGATTCTAGACCACGA CCGAGTGATCCTGCTCGGGGACCTCAACTACAGGATCTCCCTGCCGGAGGCCAAGACGAGGCTGCTGGTGGAGCGGCAGGACTGGAAGACGCTGCTGGAGAACGACCAGCTGCGCGCCGAGCTGGTGTGCCGCGGCGGCGCGTTCCAGGGCTGGAGCGAGGGCGCcatcaccttctccccgacctacAAGTACTACCCCAACTCCGACGCCTACTACGGCTGCGCCACCGCCGGCCAAGGCCACAGGAGCAACAAGCGGCGCGCGCCGGCGTGGTGCGACCGCATCCTGTGGCGCGGCGCGGGGCTGAGGCAGACCcgctacggccgctgcgagtCCCGGCTGTCGGACCACCGCCCCGTCCGCGCCGTCTTCACGGTGGAGGTGGACGCTCCCAGGAACCTCAACTCGCTCAGGAGCTTCTTCATGTCCGAGAGGTTCGACAGGGCTGGCAGCAGGAGCCCCGGCGCCGCCGACCAGCTGCTCCGCAAGGACGACGTCGTTAACAGCGCCAGATTCGGAGACACTCTTTGA
- the LOC110433884 gene encoding type IV inositol polyphosphate 5-phosphatase 9 isoform X1 produces MLENQKQAEVGQPERTHAHSPRSLVVLFRSDVLWPRLVANKLFRKTSGSHAFVADFPAADDDDDDNNNVVFGTEFDDGGCSPDADASRCVKRPRPQERNKTLKYKLFASTWNVGGVAPPDDLDLSDWLDGGEDDDGPYDMYVLGLQEVVPLRARNVLGADKKRVGLRWIELIRAALNRRSHSQRQRQQGDGSGKQKVHPVRDGGRGELACRDYRCVVSKQMVGILLTVWVRSDLRRFVRRPSVSCVGCGVMGCLGNKGAVSVRFWLHDTSFCFVCCHLASGGREGDEAHRNADATEILSRTTFPRGHALNLPLPHKILDHDRVILLGDLNYRISLPEAKTRLLVERQDWKTLLENDQLRAELVCRGGAFQGWSEGAITFSPTYKYYPNSDAYYGCATAGQGHRSNKRRAPAWCDRILWRGAGLRQTRYGRCESRLSDHRPVRAVFTVEVDAPRNLNSLRSFFMSERFDRAGSRSPGAADQLLRKDDVVNSARFGDTL; encoded by the exons ATGCTAGAGAACCAAAAGCAAGCGGAGGTAGGCCAGCCCGAACGCACGCACGCGCACTCACCACGCTCTCTTGTCGTCTTGTTTCGCTCCGAT GTTCTCTGGCCGCGGCTGGTGGCCAACAAGCTCTTCCGGAAGACCTCGGGCAGCCACGCCTTCGTCGCCGACTTCCCTGCcgccgatgacgacgacgacgacaacaaCAACGTCGTCTTTGGAACGGAGTTCGACGACGGCGGGTGCAGCCCCGACGCGGACGCCAGCCGCTGCGTGAAGCGGCCGCGGCCGCAGGAGCGCAACAAGACCCTCAAGTACAA GCTGTTCGCGAGCACGTGGAACGTCGGCGGCGTGGCGCCACCGGACGATCTGGACCTGTCGGACTGGCTGGACGGTGgcgaggacgacgacgggccCTACGACATGTACGTGCTGGGGTTGCAGGAGGTGGTGCCGCTGCGCGCGCGCAACGTGCTGGGCGCCGACAAGAAGCGCGTGGGGCTGCGGTGGATCGAGCTCATCCGCGCCGCGCTCAACCGCCGGTCGCACTCGCAGCGGCAGAGGCAGCAGGGAGACGGCAGCGGCAAGCAGAAGGTGCACCCGGTCCGGGACGGCGGGCGCGGCGAGCTGGCCTGCAGGGACTACCGGTGCGTGGTGAGCAAGCAGATGGTGGGCATCCTGCTCACGGTGTGGGTGCGCTCCGACCTCCGCCGCTTCGTCCGCCGCCCCAGCGTCTCCTGCGTCGGATGCGGCGTCATGGGCTGCCTCGGCAACAAG GGTGCCGTGTCCGTCCGGTTCTGGCTGCACGACACGAGCTTCTGCTTCGTGTGCTGCCACCTCGCGTCGGGCGGGCGCGAGGGCGACGAGGCGCACCGCAACGCCGACGCCACGGAGATCCTCTCCCGGACGACCTTCCCGCGGGGGCACGCGCTCAACTTGCCGCTGCCGCACAAGATTCTAGACCACGA CCGAGTGATCCTGCTCGGGGACCTCAACTACAGGATCTCCCTGCCGGAGGCCAAGACGAGGCTGCTGGTGGAGCGGCAGGACTGGAAGACGCTGCTGGAGAACGACCAGCTGCGCGCCGAGCTGGTGTGCCGCGGCGGCGCGTTCCAGGGCTGGAGCGAGGGCGCcatcaccttctccccgacctacAAGTACTACCCCAACTCCGACGCCTACTACGGCTGCGCCACCGCCGGCCAAGGCCACAGGAGCAACAAGCGGCGCGCGCCGGCGTGGTGCGACCGCATCCTGTGGCGCGGCGCGGGGCTGAGGCAGACCcgctacggccgctgcgagtCCCGGCTGTCGGACCACCGCCCCGTCCGCGCCGTCTTCACGGTGGAGGTGGACGCTCCCAGGAACCTCAACTCGCTCAGGAGCTTCTTCATGTCCGAGAGGTTCGACAGGGCTGGCAGCAGGAGCCCCGGCGCCGCCGACCAGCTGCTCCGCAAGGACGACGTCGTTAACAGCGCCAGATTCGGAGACACTCTTTGA